In Yamadazyma tenuis chromosome 7, complete sequence, the sequence ATTGTGGTAAGATGTATCTCATCCTTCTACATGATCATTCCAGATTGTGATGAGACATTCAATTACTGGGAACCTCTCAGTTTGTTGATCCGTGGGTTTGGAAAACAGACGTGGGAATACTCTCCAGAGTTTGCAATCAGATCATATTCTTACCTATTACCTTATTATGTTTTGACGTATCCGTTTGATTATCTTGTCAATCTTTTCCAGTTTCCGGCTTACTGGGACTTCTATTACATAAGACTCTTTTTATTGAATGGGTTTACGATCTACTGTGAAATCAAACTTTTCCACTCGTTGAAGAGAAACACAAATGCAAGGATTGCTAAAAGCTACTTGTTTTTAAGTTCAATGTCTACGGGGATGGCTCATGCTGGAGTTGAGTTCTTACCCTCTTCTTTTGCTATGCAATGTGTCACTATTTCATTATCTTATGCCTTAGAGGATGTTAGTGTCGAGTCTGCTGTCGCTAGCTTGACTTGGATTATGATTGGCGGTTTGGTTGGATGGCCGTTTTCATTGGTATTGGCTGTTCCATTTGGAATGAACGTTGTGCTCAGTCACTTTAACAAGGTTCCAGCCATAGTACTAAGGTcattggtcaatttgatAGCAATTTTGACCATTATAATCGCAGTGGACTCAATTTTCTACAAGAAATACGTGTTGATACCCTTAAATATCGTTTTGTATAACGTGTTTGGTGGAGAAGGTGAAGGTCCTGAGATTTTTGGTGTGGAGCCTTTGAGTTATTATATCTTAAATCTTCtactcaacttcaacattTTTGCTATTTTGGGGTACTTGGGCACTATAATAACTTTCAAATGGAACAAAAACTACTTTGTCATTAGTATGCCTTTAATCATATGGTCCGGGATTTTCTTCTCCCAGCCACATAAGGAAGAAAGGTTCCTTTACCCAATATATTCATTGATTCTTGTTAATGCTGCTATATCGTTAGATTTGATCTTCACAGTCACCAACAATATCATTCTTAACATTACCAAAAATACAGCCTTAACAGCGGCTATACTTCGGATAGCGTACGCAGTTGTATACGGATTAACAACGACCTTGTCTCTCTCGAGGACGATaaatttggtggagaaTTATAGTGCTCCATTAATTGTTCCCAAGGCATtagcatcatcatcatcatcaaccaaTGTATGCATCGGGAGAGAGTGGTATCATTTCCCCAGCTCATTCTTTTTACCTGATAATCACCGTCTTCGGTTCATAAGATCAGGATTTGATGGGTTACTTCCtagagattttgaagaaggtgtCGACTTTTTTGAAGCTACCAGCTTCATTCCAGAAGACATGAACAATAAAAACGTATTTGTGGACTCTACCGTGATATCATTTGAAGAGTGTGATTACTATATTGACAATTCTGGAGTCACAAATTGTATAGAGCCTTCAGTTGGTGAGGACGCTAATTGGGAGGTAGTGGTCTGCCATAAGTTGATAAATCCAGAAGGTGATCATCTGGGAATTGGCCGACTTTTATATATTCCCAAGCCGTTGAGACATTATATTCCTTATAACGTGGACTACATGGAATACTGTCTCTTCAAGAGACAACCGCCAGTCTGAGTTGGCAAGAAAAATTTACAACGATACGGAAAATGAAACTTTGGTATAAATTGAGGCTCTAGTAAATAGGTGTCACTCTCTAGCAAATAGTCTAGACtatatcttcaaaactAATCAAATAATAGAAGGCATTTTTTTCAATTCTAGGGGGACCGTATGGACGATTATACCGAGCGGTTCAAGTTAGCACGGCTACGGGTGAAGAATTGAGTTGGGTCAACACAATAAAATGGTTCAATCATaattcatcatcaaaataTTCATTAAGGGCCTTTTCTgatttttcaaacccaTCTTTTGCTTTCTCAAACGCATCCAGGATTAACAATACCCAGTAATCATCCAGGTCGGTATCAACAGTTGAGGTTGGAGATAGTTCAAAGTTATCACAGTTAATTTTATGACCATAATTTTGGATTCTTTCACATTGGGAGGAAATTTTTACCAATCCAAGAGCAGCAGCACTACCCTTCAAATAGTGACCCAAGGAGCTTAATTTATCTAGGTTTTTGGATGCTAAATTTTcatcgatttcttcaaaggtATCTTCTACTTGATCCTTGAAAGTTTGAAATAAATTTTTGGAGAagccttcttcatcttcatccatgGCAATCAATTCTGAAAACACAGGCCACACCACCAAGTCAGAATCTTGCAACTGCTGTTTTTTTTCTTCGGACATGTTTGATATGATATGTGTTACCACTGAAGAACTTAATCACAGGGGGATTTTattcaaaaaaaaaaagacaAATAAAACGGAGGTGGAGGGAGGTAAAAACGGTCAAATAACAAGTATAAACGACAGTCTTTGGATGTATCTTACTTTCTGGATACAAAAAGGCTCTCTTACAAGTCAATTGACTTTGTTAGATGGTTGTTCACAAAAAAATGTAAAAATTCACAAGGGATTTAATTCCTCACCGAAAACTCGAACAAAACAACCAGACCAGCACAATAAAGAATTACACAACAAATTTAGTATGCAATTAATAAGGGAGATGTGGTAGTAAGAATCTGGATGATATATTCCCAGCGTGACCAATGGTATAAGGATATAAAGTGAATAGGTTACTCCAAACCAGTAGGAAGAAAAAATGGATAAATTTGCCAAAATTGGACGAAAGTCTGGATTTTCTGCTATACGTCAGTTCGCACTACGTCATTTATTAAcatttttgtttttctgGTATGCCGCTCGGTGTGGACTAAACAATACCACGGTTACTCCGCGTAGCTCGTGGGATTCCGCTCTCGCCCACAATAGGGTTTTTGGCATCGCTTGAATATTTTGGGATTAGCGCTTCTTCTCCAGTTTGGGAAGTATTCCGCTGTTCCAAGCATTGTCATCTACTTATCTTTGAACACATGCTTGTTTGagaaggtgatgaaggAGGTGTGTCCCCTGATAAGGTTTGATATTTTCTAGTGAAAAAAGTCAAAGCCTTCGACGCATTCATCCCAGATGATAATCATTGGTGCTATGCTATTTAAGATTTTTGTACACGGATTTCACCCCCATCGAAGTTGAACATGCCGATGAGAGTTTTCAATGGTCTACTTGTTTAACTATAAGGCAGAACACATGATACAGCTTTCAGCTAATCACAGAAGGCCTCCAGGAAACCCAGTAACCACATCTTAAAAGTTTTCTATTCTCTATGAAAAGATGCCCTCTACTGCAAAAGCTCATAGACATCTCCAAGTTTACTCATATAGTAAGTAGGGGCTTCATCATCTGGCTGGGACAATACCCTTTCTTCAGTCTCGATTCCtgtcaacaccaacaaggTATCCAATCCACCCAATCTTCCGAACTTCATGTCGGTATTCAACCGATCACCAATCATCAACCCTCTCTTGGGGGTTCTCAATAATCCCGGGTTGTCGGCCTTAATTGAGTTCATCATTGATTGGTTAGGTTTTCCACAAATAGCATCTGGTTTTCTGTCGGTAGCAAAACTTACAGTTTCAATAATTGACCCGGCTCCGATAAGCAATTTGCCCTTCAGAGGAAAAGTCGAGTCAATGTTGGTTGCAATGAATGGAATTGACttgtttttggccaaaagGTATTGCATGGTGATagacaacttcaagtagttTACTGTCAATGCCAATCCGGCCACCACACACCCGACATTCTCATCAAGATTTGTCAACAAAGGATGGTCATTGTGGAACTCCACTCCATCCTTGGTCAATTCGGGGTCAGAGCCTCCGAGAGTTGTGTATCCCAATTCCTGgagttcttcttcgataCCCTTTTCCCCCAAGATCCAGATCTTTTGATCGGTGGgcaacttcaagattttaTTGACATAGATTGCAGTGGCATACGAGGAACCAAACACATCGTCTTTTGTAATGCCTTCAATgcccaatttttcaaactttttcaagtatTCTTCTCTGGACTTGGTGGAATTATTGGTGACAAAAATCACAGATTTGTTCTGCTGTTTCAAAAGAGTCAATGTTTCCTTGACGTACGGTAAGATATGGTCAcccaaccacaaaaccccATCACAGTCAAAGAGGAAGTAATCGTACGAGTCAAGAAGGTGTTTAACCTGGTCCTTTTGAGTGATTTTAGAAGATACCATGTTAGTTGAGTAACGCAACTTTTGATGCTCGCACCGTTTTCAATAGCCATGGCCAAAGTACCGAAATGATATTTATTTGAATGTGTTATATACTATAATGCTTTAGGGGATTAGGAAGTACAGCCACAACCCACCGGCAAGTAGCACCTGAGTGTGGTTGTGTTGCAAAAAACCCtctattgttgttggtaaGATATTCTGTAGTGGTAGGTCTTTCCATCGACCACTCAAACGGGACACCGGTAGTAACCCTAGTGTTCAGAAGGGTTTGCTCCAGCAGTGTATCTGGGGAACCGTAATTTGGACTTGTCATTGTAAAGTTCCTTTTCGAACTTGGCCTTAGCTTCTTCAGACATCGTTtctttcaccaattctTGTCTCTTCAACTCACTGAAATATCTTCTGGCGATGTTTCTGTCATCTTCAGCCAACAACAAAGGTTGTAAATAGAATCTGGCCCATTGTCTTTCTCTGGCCAATTCACGCTGTTCATCGACTCCTTTGTAGTATCTATAGAATCCAAAGCCCATGATTCCGGTGAAGAGCCAGAAATAAATAACGGGTCTGAAACCTCTGGATGGGAGATTTCTCTTCCACTGTACTGGTTCGTACCCTCCGATAGGTGGTAAATCTTGCATGATATAGTTGAGCAGATAGGTGGTATTTGAATTTAGCTCGATTCAATTGGGTGAAATTTTTTCGTGTGCGCGGGTACTACTACGGCCTGAGTTACACACTACTTTTATGCTTTTCATTAAGTAGATATAATTATTCATGGAAATCAAATCACTTGATATCGAAAACTggtttcaacttcttgattAAAAGCCAGTCATCTCTATTAACAGTTTCACGGAATGCCGGGTCCTTCAAAGTGTCAATCGACTTACGAGTAATCAATGAGTACAAGTTGTCTGTCTCATCAACATGACGACCCCAAGTGGCTTGAGCTCCAGAGGGACTCTCTAATCTCATAGCAACACCAGCAGAAGTTTGTCCCTTCTTCACAATATCGACGGAATTGTGGTTCACTTGTAAGGAAACCACTTTCCCTAATAATACAACATTAGGCACTCCGGTGGTAGGATCTCTACGAAcacaagaaattggtgtACCAATTCTAAGGGTTCCTTCAACCACATCTACACCAATAATCATGGGGTTACgcttgttgatgatttgaatgGTTTTCAAAACACATGGGAAAATGGCGAATTCCAAAAAGTCTTTCCGACGTTGttccaacaattccttTTGGTAAGCAGTAAAAGCATCAAATAAGTGATAAATGATATCGGcgttgaagatcttgatgttcTGTTCATTGGCATATTGTTCGGCCTCTTTATCAACCTTAACATCGAAACACAACATCACCGCCAATTCAGGAGCTTTATCTAACATGGTGACCGTTTTTATCACATCTCTTTTGTACACGGGACCCAATCCAATGGACATCACAGGGATCTTcatatctttcaaaaagtccaacaaTGCCTCCAAAGAACCTAAGGTTGATGCTTGCACAACTACACCTTTACCAGAAGTATCAACGGAGTCCAACAAACCCGTCAAGTCATCCATGACTTCTTCCAtaagttcttcttcatcatcctcTTCCTTATTAACAACCAATAATCTGGAACCAGCAACAGctttttccaaatcatttGCAGCTATCTTCACTCCCAAAGCAGCCTTGACTTctttgtggtggatataTTCTGACTTGATTCTCAATTCTCTTGATGGAGGAGGCGTCAATAATGCTCTTATATTGGTTGCAATTGGCCCGTTCAAACCACACAATACTATACGATCACCTTCTCTTAAAATACCGTTGGACAAGACGACATCGATAGTGTAaccaaaaccttcaacCACCTTGACTTCCAAGATCGTGGCTTCAATCTTGGACAAGTACATCAATTGTTTAGACATTCTCTTTTGAGTCAATTCCATTAACAACCATAACAAGTCTGGAACACCTTCACCGGTCACAGCAGAAGTAGGCACAATAGAGACATACTTAGCCATATTTTTGTTCTGGAAGTACAATTCAGAGTTTAACCCTTGTTCGGCCAATGCCACCTTAATTTGGTCGTATCTGTTTTGGAATTCAGCCTTCACAGACTTCTTCTGCTTAGCAAAAGAGTCACGGAATGAGTTGTTTGGAACAGGTTCCCAGTCAAATAATCTATCAatcttgttcaaagcaACCACGAATGGAGCCTTTCTATCTCTCAATAATCTTATACTTTCCAAGGTTTGTTGTTCCAACCCATGCATGATATCGATGACTAAAATGGCAATGTTACATAAAGACGAACCACGAGATCTCAAGTTCGTGAAAGACTCGTGCCCTGGAGTATCGATAATTAATAACCCTGGAACATCCAAAGTTCTTTTTTCGTACTTGGTCATAACTTCAGTCTTTTGTCTGATGGATTCCACTGGAAAGTAAGTAGCACCTATTTGTTGGGTAATACCACCAGCCTCACCACCTTGAACGTTGGTTTGACGAATcttatccaacaacttggtcTTACCAGTATCGACGTGTCCCAAAATACAGCAAATTGGTGAACGTAATTCCTTTTCTGGTTCAGCTCCTGGTGTTGATTCTACTTTTTGTGTAACTGGAGCGTTGACTTCTTCTACTTCCTCAACCTCTTCAACctcctcctcttcctcttccgACTCTTCGTCGTCTTCTGCTTCAGCTGGATGCTCAGGAAGgtcttccttcttttcttcagtAACAGCTTGTGtttcttcagcagcttCCCAGTCTTCATTTacatcgtcatcgtcaaGAGCCATTTTCTCCCAGTCATCGAGAACAgcttcttcctcatcttTTTGCTCCTCTTTCTTGACAATAGTGGTATGACTTTCAGAGGAGGCCTTGGCCTTAGAAGGTTTCTTCTTACCGTAAACAATCTTCTTGGGTTTTGGTGCATCGTCATTTTTGTCCTTTTGTAAACCTGTCACAATCACATTTCCTTGCAACAATTGCGCCTTTCTAAGCTCTTGTAATCTCTTTTGttccttttgtttcttggtcaacaactTACCTTCGGCCTTCAACtgttctttcttcaacttttccttttccttTTTAGCAGCTTTGGCGGCAGCTTTcttatcttcttcttcttggacttttctctcttcttcagcacGAGCagcttcctcttcctcttcagCACGAGCagcctcttcttcaagttgtttcttcaattccaattgaCGCTTCAAAGCAGCAAGACCACCTGGAGCCTTCTTACCCTTTTTAACGGCTGGCTTAACCTTTTGCTCAGATTCAGGTTCAGGAGTAGCACCCGCAGAAGAGTCAGAAGGGCCGGCAGCAGCCTCAgcattcttcttgttggcTTCTTTGATCTGTTCTTTCTTTTCAGCTTGTTGAGCCTTCTTCTTAGCAGCCTGTTCTTTTTTCTTCTgcttttcagcttctttcttcaacttttccttttctttcttaCTCAAGATTTTGGGCCCGTCCTTCTTACcctcctcttccttttGGTCCTTCTTCTGCTTGGATTTTCTGATGGAATTCAAGAAGTCATCAGCTACTGCTGAAGCATCAGCCGCTTCGGGCTCCTGAGATTCTTCAGGTTCAGGAGTGTCTTGTCCATCGGTTGGGGTACCTTCCGACTGGAATTCTTGGGGTTGTGATTCATCCTGAGCAGGTTGTTCATACatgtcttcatcatccCAAATGTCACCTCCGGCTTTGGCACCTTTCTTTCCCTTTTTAGCCATTGTAGTTAGTGGTTGGATCTATGAGGTATTGGAAAATTTTTTATGGGTCGCGCAAACCACATCGCACGACCTTCTCAGTACATTTTTTTTCACTCCATCAGCTTCCATTCGataaacttcaagaaacaTGACAACGGTAGAAAAGATCAAGGCCATCGAAGATGAAATGGCCAAGACCCAGAAGAACAAGGCTACGTCCTTCCATTTGGGTCAGTTGAAGGCAAAGCTCGCCAAGTTGAGACGAGAGTTAATCAGTGATAGCACCAGTGcaggtgga encodes:
- a CDS encoding uncharacterized protein (EggNog:ENOG503P3YN; COG:C,D); this encodes MQDLPPIGGYEPVQWKRNLPSRGFRPVIYFWLFTGIMGFGFYRYYKGVDEQRELARERQWARFYLQPLLLAEDDRNIARRYFSELKRQELVKETMSEEAKAKFEKELYNDKSKLRFPRYTAGANPSEH
- the YPD1 gene encoding Phosphorelay intermediate protein (COG:T; EggNog:ENOG503P5HM; BUSCO:EOG09265DDU): MSEEKKQQLQDSDLVVWPVFSELIAMDEDEEGFSKNLFQTFKDQVEDTFEEIDENLASKNLDKLSSLGHYLKGSAAALGLVKISSQCERIQNYGHKINCDNFELSPTSTVDTDSDDYWVLLISDAFEKAKDGFEKSEKALNEYFDDEL
- the pho2_2 gene encoding 4-nitrophenylphosphatase (COG:P; EggNog:ENOG503NUE7) produces the protein MVSSKITQKDQVKHLLDSYDYFLFDCDGVLWLGDHILPYVKETLTLLKQQNKSVIFVTNNSTKSREEYLKKFEKLGIEGITKDDVFGSSYATAIYVNKILKLPTDQKIWILGEKGIEEELQELGYTTLGGSDPELTKDGVEFHNDHPLLTNLDENVGCVVAGLALTVNYLKLSITMQYLLAKNKSIPFIATNIDSTFPSKGKLLIGAGSIIETVSFATDRKPDAICGKPNQSMMNSIKADNPGLLRTPKRGLMIGDRLNTDMKFGRLGGLDTLLVLTGIETEERVLSQPDDEAPTYYMSKLGDVYELLQ
- the FUN12 gene encoding eukaryotic translation initiation factor 5B (EggNog:ENOG503NX6J; COG:J; BUSCO:EOG092610ZY), with protein sequence MAKKGKKGAKAGGDIWDDEDMYEQPAQDESQPQEFQSEGTPTDGQDTPEPEESQEPEAADASAVADDFLNSIRKSKQKKDQKEEEGKKDGPKILSKKEKEKLKKEAEKQKKKEQAAKKKAQQAEKKEQIKEANKKNAEAAAGPSDSSAGATPEPESEQKVKPAVKKGKKAPGGLAALKRQLELKKQLEEEAARAEEEEEAARAEEERKVQEEEDKKAAAKAAKKEKEKLKKEQLKAEGKLLTKKQKEQKRLQELRKAQLLQGNVIVTGLQKDKNDDAPKPKKIVYGKKKPSKAKASSESHTTIVKKEEQKDEEEAVLDDWEKMALDDDDVNEDWEAAEETQAVTEEKKEDLPEHPAEAEDDEESEEEEEEVEEVEEVEEVNAPVTQKVESTPGAEPEKELRSPICCILGHVDTGKTKLLDKIRQTNVQGGEAGGITQQIGATYFPVESIRQKTEVMTKYEKRTLDVPGLLIIDTPGHESFTNLRSRGSSLCNIAILVIDIMHGLEQQTLESIRLLRDRKAPFVVALNKIDRLFDWEPVPNNSFRDSFAKQKKSVKAEFQNRYDQIKVALAEQGLNSELYFQNKNMAKYVSIVPTSAVTGEGVPDLLWLLMELTQKRMSKQLMYLSKIEATILEVKVVEGFGYTIDVVLSNGILREGDRIVLCGLNGPIATNIRALLTPPPSRELRIKSEYIHHKEVKAALGVKIAANDLEKAVAGSRLLVVNKEEDDEEELMEEVMDDLTGLLDSVDTSGKGVVVQASTLGSLEALLDFLKDMKIPVMSIGLGPVYKRDVIKTVTMLDKAPELAVMLCFDVKVDKEAEQYANEQNIKIFNADIIYHLFDAFTAYQKELLEQRRKDFLEFAIFPCVLKTIQIINKRNPMIIGVDVVEGTLRIGTPISCVRRDPTTGVPNVVLLGKVVSLQVNHNSVDIVKKGQTSAGVAMRLESPSGAQATWGRHVDETDNLYSLITRKSIDTLKDPAFRETVNRDDWLLIKKLKPVFDIK
- the ALG9 gene encoding mannosyltransferase (CAZy:GT22; BUSCO:EOG09261FM4; EggNog:ENOG503NV47; COG:G), translating into MLQSDILFIALNIVVRCISSFYMIIPDCDETFNYWEPLSLLIRGFGKQTWEYSPEFAIRSYSYLLPYYVLTYPFDYLVNLFQFPAYWDFYYIRLFLLNGFTIYCEIKLFHSLKRNTNARIAKSYLFLSSMSTGMAHAGVEFLPSSFAMQCVTISLSYALEDVSVESAVASLTWIMIGGLVGWPFSLVLAVPFGMNVVLSHFNKVPAIVLRSLVNLIAILTIIIAVDSIFYKKYVLIPLNIVLYNVFGGEGEGPEIFGVEPLSYYILNLLLNFNIFAILGYLGTIITFKWNKNYFVISMPLIIWSGIFFSQPHKEERFLYPIYSLILVNAAISLDLIFTVTNNIILNITKNTALTAAILRIAYAVVYGLTTTLSLSRTINLVENYSAPLIVPKALASSSSSTNVCIGREWYHFPSSFFLPDNHRLRFIRSGFDGLLPRDFEEGVDFFEATSFIPEDMNNKNVFVDSTVISFEECDYYIDNSGVTNCIEPSVGEDANWEVVVCHKLINPEGDHSGIGRLLYIPKPLRHYIPYNVDYMEYCLFKRQPPV